The following are encoded together in the Pleurocapsa sp. FMAR1 genome:
- a CDS encoding glycosyltransferase family 8 protein, translating to MHIRNLSSGKKLEPFIKSENDPIIVVCAADNNYAMPLAVTMRSATENLKGNFKISFFVIDGGITNPNKQKLLKSLNLEKCEVEFVSISNSLLRDIEEAHKSTQLDEKKIKASYVSIASFYRLIIPELLSSKFEKAIYLDCDLVVKGNLGELWQTNIGNNYLLAAQDTWIPYVSSSTGKLNYQELGIESNAKYFNAGVLVINLKKWREDRLSDKAIKYFAQNIKHLGWYDQDVLNALFIGKWQELDPRWNMSPISVYGYLSWQESPFSEEIYNSLIRDPYIIHYVSAAKPWTSRHTLLKQYFFEYVDMTAWSGWRFTFRRRFWFWLIAKL from the coding sequence ATGCATATTAGAAATTTAAGCTCTGGAAAAAAACTAGAACCCTTTATAAAAAGCGAAAACGATCCTATTATCGTTGTTTGTGCTGCCGATAACAATTATGCTATGCCCCTAGCCGTAACGATGCGTTCTGCAACTGAAAACCTTAAAGGTAACTTCAAAATAAGCTTCTTTGTTATTGATGGAGGCATTACAAACCCCAACAAACAGAAGCTGCTTAAATCTTTGAATTTAGAAAAGTGTGAAGTTGAGTTTGTATCGATATCTAATTCTTTGCTGAGAGATATTGAAGAAGCACACAAATCGACACAATTAGACGAAAAAAAAATAAAAGCTAGTTATGTTTCAATTGCTTCATTTTATAGGTTAATCATTCCCGAACTCTTGTCTAGTAAATTTGAAAAAGCTATCTATCTAGATTGTGATTTAGTTGTAAAAGGGAACTTAGGAGAGCTATGGCAAACTAACATAGGCAATAATTATTTATTAGCAGCGCAGGATACATGGATACCTTATGTATCAAGTTCTACTGGAAAGTTAAACTATCAGGAGCTTGGAATTGAGTCAAATGCTAAATATTTCAATGCAGGAGTACTCGTTATCAATCTCAAAAAGTGGCGAGAAGATAGACTTAGCGATAAAGCTATAAAGTACTTCGCTCAAAATATAAAACATCTTGGTTGGTATGACCAAGATGTTTTAAATGCACTCTTTATAGGTAAATGGCAGGAACTAGATCCCAGATGGAATATGTCACCTATTAGCGTTTATGGCTATTTATCTTGGCAAGAAAGCCCTTTCTCAGAAGAAATCTACAACAGTTTAATTCGCGATCCTTATATTATCCACTACGTATCAGCTGCAAAACCCTGGACATCTCGTCATACTCTACTCAAACAGTACTTCTTTGAATATGTAGATATGACAGCCTGGTCAGGTTGGAGATTTACTTTCAGAAGGCGATTCTGGTTCTGGTTAATTGCTAAATTGTGA
- a CDS encoding glycosyltransferase family 8 protein — MHIENLSYKGKEEPFLKIESEPIVVVCAADDKYAMPLAVTVRSALANLKKNWKILLFIIDGGIKKRNKRRILKTLSIDNCEVQFIPKPDNFAKSLEEAYRYTVTEGQAKNYISIAQYYRLFIAELLPDQAKKAIYLDCDLIVKEDLSQLWQIDLGENYVFAAQDTWVHSVSAHNGLLNYQELGIASDAKYFNSGVLVINVEKWRAEKVSARAIDYLNHNKEHMIYGDQDILNALFTGQWGELDPRWNATSRIYEYSSWKESPYQEHVYNNLIHNDFYIIHFISGEKPWNSRDVPLKEHFFHYVDMTSWSGWRFTFWQELWQKLVYKFRKAVSIIKARMNNRVSARINKTILL; from the coding sequence ATGCACATTGAAAATTTGAGCTACAAAGGAAAAGAAGAACCTTTTCTAAAAATTGAGAGTGAACCCATAGTCGTAGTTTGTGCGGCTGATGACAAATATGCTATGCCATTAGCAGTAACAGTTCGTTCTGCACTTGCAAATCTTAAAAAAAATTGGAAAATTCTTCTATTTATTATTGATGGAGGAATTAAGAAGAGAAATAAGCGGAGGATATTAAAAACGCTGAGTATAGACAACTGTGAAGTCCAATTTATCCCTAAACCTGATAATTTTGCCAAAAGTCTTGAGGAAGCATACAGATACACTGTAACAGAAGGTCAAGCCAAAAATTATATTTCTATTGCACAGTATTATAGACTGTTTATTGCCGAACTCTTGCCTGACCAGGCTAAAAAGGCAATTTACCTGGATTGCGATTTAATAGTGAAAGAAGATTTAAGTCAGCTTTGGCAAATCGATTTAGGGGAAAATTACGTATTTGCAGCACAAGATACATGGGTACACTCTGTATCTGCTCATAATGGGCTTTTAAACTATCAAGAGCTAGGCATTGCTTCTGATGCTAAATACTTTAATTCGGGTGTTCTTGTAATCAATGTTGAAAAATGGCGAGCTGAAAAAGTTTCTGCTAGGGCTATTGATTATCTTAACCATAATAAAGAACATATGATTTATGGCGATCAGGATATTTTGAATGCATTATTTACGGGTCAATGGGGCGAGCTTGATCCTCGCTGGAATGCTACTTCTCGGATTTATGAATACTCTTCTTGGAAAGAGAGTCCATATCAAGAGCATGTCTACAACAATCTCATTCACAACGATTTTTATATCATTCATTTCATTTCAGGTGAAAAGCCTTGGAATTCTCGCGATGTTCCATTAAAAGAACATTTCTTTCACTATGTAGATATGACTTCATGGTCAGGCTGGCGATTTACCTTTTGGCAGGAACTTTGGCAGAAATTGGTTTATAAATTCCGAAAGGCTGTATCTATAATTAAAGCTCGTATGAATAACAGGGTAAGCGCAAGAATCAACAAGACCATATTACTTTAA
- a CDS encoding FkbM family methyltransferase, whose translation MMHKLRNSIAYLSRSTPYFRGKRRLGNTLSRFLTNLNNDQQCITKVRMQDGTSMQLDVRSRTEQWSYWTGLYDNDIISRLSSCLKEKCVVFDVGANIGFYSVPLGRKLQTLNGKLYAFEPVKSNFDCLETNILLNNLEKTVIAHDIALGDDEGIIEISMENENNSSTGNAVISKGEIPTSYFGITSKAHLTRLDTFVKKANIKNCHLIKIDVEGAEVMFLRGGASFLSQTRPIIYGEFNNYFLPKFGASFMDVVDIVSSWNYRFFQQKKSGHFIEIKQFKPDLEHIILAPSETPNSILNKLGVI comes from the coding sequence ATGATGCATAAATTACGTAATTCAATTGCTTATTTATCCCGCTCAACACCATATTTTCGTGGAAAGCGTCGTCTCGGAAATACGCTCAGCCGTTTCTTAACTAACTTGAATAACGACCAGCAATGTATTACAAAAGTTAGAATGCAAGATGGAACTTCAATGCAATTGGATGTGCGAAGTAGAACAGAGCAGTGGTCTTATTGGACAGGGCTTTATGATAATGACATAATTTCAAGATTGTCTAGTTGTCTGAAAGAAAAATGTGTTGTATTTGATGTTGGTGCGAATATTGGGTTTTATTCAGTCCCATTGGGTCGCAAATTACAAACATTAAATGGTAAATTGTATGCTTTTGAGCCAGTTAAATCTAATTTCGACTGTCTTGAGACTAATATCTTATTGAATAATCTTGAAAAGACTGTCATAGCACATGATATTGCTCTAGGAGATGATGAAGGCATTATCGAAATATCCATGGAAAATGAAAACAATTCCAGTACAGGTAATGCTGTAATAAGCAAAGGAGAAATACCAACAAGCTATTTTGGTATAACTTCAAAAGCCCATTTGACGAGACTCGATACCTTCGTCAAAAAAGCAAATATTAAAAACTGTCATCTAATTAAGATTGATGTTGAAGGGGCAGAAGTTATGTTTTTGCGTGGTGGAGCTTCTTTTCTTAGTCAAACTCGTCCCATTATCTATGGTGAATTTAATAATTATTTTTTGCCGAAGTTTGGGGCTTCATTTATGGATGTAGTTGATATTGTTTCATCTTGGAATTACCGCTTTTTTCAGCAAAAAAAATCTGGTCATTTTATTGAGATAAAACAATTTAAGCCTGATCTTGAACATATCATACTTGCCCCCTCGGAAACACCAAATTCAATTTTGAATAAGTTAGGAGTGATTTAG
- a CDS encoding ABC transporter ATP-binding protein, whose product MILLFIFISSLEVFGTGAIGPFIAIATNPDTITSNYWLHSIYQQLNFNSQQQFLIALGLLVIAAFYVKAFFSFNAQKSVFEFGYGLKGKLAYKLMKAYIEAPYSFHLRTNSATLIQNIVTSTDMVCIGLVMSLLTSISNGVIILALVILLVNTNSMALILIAIIMLVSLGLLYPMKDRLARWGREGWKANGEMIRIMNHGMGGFKETRVLGCESYFQQQMAVQTQKYARNLSQASGYGNLPRFVIEAFMISFLIGFTLLFVNLNRGNEENLTAVLGIFALASIRLLPATGNLISGINVIRTNTHALDSLFFDLKELEKKQSISNVKLQHRSVDILSSQDLPSVIFEQQITLDNLIYQYPKANNQALKEIYLTINKGQSIGLIGKSGSGKTTLVDVLLGLFIPQSGDIKVDGISVYNNLRSWQDKLGYVPQTIFLIDDTVERNIAFGVPDNLIDLERLKKAIEMAQLTEVIEQLPNGIKTMVGERGVLLSGGQRQRIGIARVLYHEREILVFDEATAALDSETEKLVTDATKALSGEKTIIIIAHRLSTIEHCDRIYQLDRGRIVKSGSYQEVVLNKQT is encoded by the coding sequence ATGATTTTATTATTTATTTTTATTTCTAGCTTAGAAGTTTTTGGCACTGGAGCGATTGGACCTTTTATTGCGATCGCGACAAATCCAGATACAATTACCAGTAATTACTGGCTACACTCTATTTATCAACAATTAAATTTTAATTCTCAACAGCAATTTTTAATTGCATTAGGCTTATTAGTAATTGCGGCTTTTTATGTCAAAGCTTTTTTTAGTTTCAATGCTCAAAAATCAGTATTTGAATTTGGCTATGGTTTGAAGGGAAAACTAGCCTACAAATTGATGAAGGCATATATAGAAGCACCTTATAGCTTTCATCTTAGAACTAATTCGGCAACCTTAATTCAAAACATTGTCACTTCAACTGACATGGTTTGTATCGGTTTAGTCATGTCACTATTAACATCTATTTCTAATGGGGTGATCATCCTGGCATTAGTAATACTGTTGGTAAATACTAATTCAATGGCTTTAATTCTAATTGCCATAATTATGTTAGTCAGCTTGGGATTATTGTATCCCATGAAAGATCGCTTAGCTCGTTGGGGTAGGGAAGGTTGGAAAGCGAATGGTGAGATGATTCGCATTATGAATCATGGCATGGGAGGTTTTAAAGAAACTCGCGTACTGGGTTGCGAGTCATATTTTCAACAACAAATGGCAGTTCAAACCCAAAAATACGCCAGAAATTTAAGCCAGGCTTCAGGTTATGGCAATCTACCTCGCTTTGTTATCGAAGCGTTTATGATTAGCTTTTTAATTGGGTTTACGCTGTTATTTGTCAATTTAAATCGTGGCAATGAAGAAAATCTAACTGCTGTTTTAGGTATTTTTGCTTTAGCATCGATTCGTTTATTGCCAGCAACTGGCAATTTAATTTCTGGTATTAACGTCATCCGCACTAATACTCATGCTCTCGACAGTCTATTTTTTGACTTAAAAGAGCTAGAAAAAAAACAGTCTATATCTAATGTCAAACTTCAACATCGCTCTGTGGATATTCTATCAAGTCAAGATTTACCATCTGTAATTTTTGAACAACAAATTACTTTAGATAATCTTATTTATCAATATCCCAAAGCTAATAACCAAGCCTTAAAAGAAATTTATTTGACTATTAATAAAGGTCAATCCATTGGTTTAATTGGTAAATCTGGCTCGGGAAAAACTACTTTGGTAGATGTTCTACTAGGTCTTTTTATCCCGCAGTCTGGGGATATTAAAGTTGATGGCATTTCTGTATACAACAATTTACGTAGTTGGCAAGATAAATTGGGATATGTTCCTCAAACAATCTTTTTAATTGACGATACTGTTGAGCGCAATATTGCCTTTGGAGTCCCCGATAACCTAATCGATCTTGAGCGATTAAAAAAAGCGATTGAAATGGCACAACTGACCGAAGTAATCGAACAATTACCCAATGGTATTAAAACTATGGTTGGCGAACGCGGAGTGCTGTTGTCTGGAGGACAAAGACAACGAATTGGCATTGCGCGGGTACTGTATCATGAACGAGAAATTTTAGTGTTTGATGAAGCTACTGCTGCTTTAGATAGCGAAACAGAAAAGCTGGTTACAGACGCAACCAAAGCTTTGAGTGGTGAGAAAACTATTATTATTATTGCTCATCGCCTTTCCACAATTGAACATTGCGATCGCATTTATCAACTCGATCGAGGCCGAATTGTTAAATCAGGCAGTTATCAAGAAGTTGTTTTAAATAAACAAACATGA
- a CDS encoding glycosyltransferase family 4 protein: MKLAYVSTFDSRTLKGKNEWSGTGYHIAQCLKKQLISLEYIGPLEDSVTLRAIGKLKRHYYEFVRHKNYQKNADPLTLKHYASQVAQKLNSTQADLVFSATVNPIAYLECDCPIAFWADGTFANIQNFYPQYSNLPEEVIRDWHQMERLALQKSKLAIYSSDWAARSAVNDYGADPERVKVVPFGSNTDSPFSSETIKDVIASRTSDRCKLLFLTIDWERKGGDVAFQVAKKLNQSGLQTELTVVGCQPSIKEPLPDFVKALGFISKSTKEGKQKIQELIMDSHFLILPTLADCSPIVLCEANALGVPCLSTTVGGIPTIVRNGLNGQLFDENTKITEYCDYITHLFDNYSDYQRLALSSFNEYQSRLNWKVAGKMVKNFLENI, translated from the coding sequence ATGAAATTAGCTTACGTAAGTACTTTTGATTCAAGAACTTTAAAGGGTAAAAACGAATGGTCTGGAACAGGTTACCATATTGCCCAATGTTTGAAGAAGCAATTAATTTCTTTGGAATATATTGGTCCTTTAGAAGATTCTGTCACTTTAAGAGCAATTGGCAAACTCAAACGTCATTACTATGAATTTGTTCGACACAAGAATTATCAAAAAAATGCCGATCCTTTGACTTTAAAACATTATGCCAGTCAGGTCGCTCAAAAACTAAACAGCACTCAAGCCGATCTCGTTTTTAGTGCCACGGTAAATCCCATTGCCTATTTAGAATGCGATTGCCCAATCGCCTTTTGGGCAGATGGAACTTTTGCAAATATTCAAAATTTTTATCCCCAGTATAGTAATTTACCCGAAGAAGTAATTCGGGATTGGCATCAAATGGAAAGACTGGCTTTACAAAAAAGTAAGCTGGCAATCTATTCGTCTGATTGGGCTGCGCGCTCGGCTGTCAATGATTATGGAGCAGATCCTGAGCGAGTTAAAGTTGTTCCCTTTGGTTCTAATACAGACAGTCCATTTTCTTCTGAAACAATTAAGGACGTAATTGCATCCCGAACTAGCGATCGCTGTAAACTGTTATTTTTAACAATTGATTGGGAGAGAAAAGGCGGAGATGTTGCTTTTCAGGTAGCAAAAAAATTAAACCAATCTGGATTACAAACAGAGCTGACTGTTGTTGGTTGTCAACCATCAATCAAAGAACCTTTACCAGATTTTGTAAAAGCTTTGGGCTTTATTAGTAAGTCTACTAAGGAGGGAAAACAAAAAATTCAAGAATTAATTATGGATTCTCATTTTTTAATTCTGCCGACATTAGCAGATTGTAGTCCAATTGTTTTATGCGAAGCTAATGCTTTGGGAGTTCCTTGTTTATCCACTACCGTTGGTGGAATACCAACAATAGTCCGTAACGGACTTAACGGTCAGTTATTCGATGAAAATACCAAGATTACCGAATATTGTGATTATATTACTCACTTGTTTGATAATTATTCAGATTATCAGAGGTTAGCATTATCTTCTTTCAACGAATATCAATCGCGACTTAATTGGAAAGTAGCTGGCAAAATGGTCAAAAATTTCTTAGAAAACATTTAA